A region from the Brassica napus cultivar Da-Ae chromosome C8, Da-Ae, whole genome shotgun sequence genome encodes:
- the LOC111197762 gene encoding transcription factor GTE4, whose product MASEPVNGEGTDGAREKQKIKVYTRKGKGQRKLSPFFAFDGDSREKPEGDSENNRQSPPQTLAQESQKSPVSSVATEAPSEKVIDKPLVEALTQAEPQDDASLAPTDKNVIQPVSDPLGQEDVNTVTGDKSVEVPSQSNTGQDDVNTVVVYENSIKESLAQEDVTAMIVDKKAIEAPSQTISAGDANTVVVDKNPIEVSSDEDVHVVDADNLIKESQRDAPDAQQPAGVTSDSAQSIHATATESMPMEKDVDGRIKMHVPSKSKQEKEEIRKKLEDQLNVVRDLVKKIEDKEGEIGAYNDSRLLASTDINNGGGRILPGLASGGLPREVIRTPRHLNQLSISVLENTQGVNEHVEKEKRTPKANQFYRTSEFLLGDKLPPAESNKKSKSSAKKHGGEAGHGFSAGSKVFKNCSALLERLMKHKHGWVFNAPVDVKGLGLHDYFAIIEHPMDLGTVKSALANNLYKSPREFAEDVRLTFHNAMTYNPPGQDVHIMAEVLLQMFEERWAVIEADYNRQLRFAAGYEMNLPASTMRSRLGPTMPPPPISVSNTMDWSGLPSDLQHPKPTTTPGRTPTSARTPALKKPKANEPNKRDMTYEEKQKLSGQLQNLPPEKLDAIVQIVNKRNTAVKLRDEEIEVDIDSVDPETLWELDRFVTNYKKGLSKKKRRAELAIQAKAEAERNSQKQMAPAPVAHEFSREGGNTAKKTLPTQVPSQVDKQNNETSRSSSSSSSSSSSSSSSDSDSDSSSSSGS is encoded by the exons ATGGCTTCAGAGCCTGTTAACGGAGAAGGAACCGATGGGGCGAGAGAGAAGCAAAAGATTAAAGTTTATACGAGAAAAGGTAAAGGTCAGAGGAAACTGTCTCCGTTCTTCGCCTTTGACGGTGATAGCCGCGAGAAACCAGAGGGGGATTCAGAAAACAATCGTCAGAGTCCTCCTCAAACTCTAGCTCAAGAGTCTCAGAAGAGTCCTGTGTCCAGTGTAGCTACTGAAGCACCTTCTGAGAAGGTGATTGACAAGCCTCTTGTGGAAGCATTGACTCAAGCAGAACCTCAGGATGATGCTAGTTTGGCCCCTACTGATAAGAACGTTATTCAACCTGTCTCTGATCCTTTGGGTCAAGAAGATGTGAACACTGTTACAGGAGACAAGTCTGTGGAAGTACCTTCTCAAAGCAATACAGGTCAAGATGATGTCAATACAGTGGTTGTTTATGAGAACTCTATCAAGGAAAGCCTTGCTCAAGAAGATGTTACTGCCATGATTGTTGACAAGAAGGCTATTGAAGCACCTTCTCAGACCATATCCGCGGGAGATGCCAATACTGTTGTTGTTGACAAGAATCCCATTGAAGTGTCTTCTGATGAAGATGTCCACGTGGTAGATGCAGATAACCTAATAAAAGAATCTCAAAGAGATGCCCCTGATGCCCAGCAGCCAGCAGGGGTTACATCTGATTCTGCTCAGAGCATCCACGCTACTGCTACCGAAAGCATGCCAATGGAGAAGGACGTAGATGGACGCATAAAGATGCATGTACCCTCCAAGTCAAAGCAAGAGAAAGAGGAGATCAGGAAAAAGCTTGAAGACCAGCTTAACGTGGTCAGAGATCTGGTAAAGAAGATAGAGGACAAAGAGGGGGAGATTGGTGCGTATAACGACTCTCGCCTTTTGGCTAGCACTGATATTAATAACGGaggaggaaggatccttccagggTTGGCATCTGGTGGACTTCCGCGTGAGGTCATTAGAACACCAAGGCATTTAAATCAACTAAGTATATCAGTGTTGGAGAATACTCAAGGAGTCAATGAGCATgtggagaaagagaagagaacacCCAAGGCAAATCAGTTTTATAGAACTTCGGAGTTTTTACTTGGTGACAAGCTGCCACCCGCAGAGAGTAACAAGAAATCAAAATCAAGCGCAAAGAAGCACGGAGGGGAGGCTGGGCATGGTTTTAGTGCAGGCTCTAAAGTTTTCAAGAATTGCAGTGCTCTACTAGAGAGGCTGATGAAGCATAAACATGGTTGGGTGTTCAATGCTCCTGTAGATGTGAAGGGTCTTGGTTTGCATGATTACTTCGCCATTATCGAACACCCTATGGATTTGGgaacggtcaagtctgcgttgGCAAATAATCTGTACAAGTCGCCAAGAGAGTTTGCAGAGGATGTTAGGCTTACTTTCCACAATGCCATGACATACAACCCACCAGGACAAGATGTCCATATAATGGCGGAAGTGCTGTTACAGATGTTTGAGGAGAGGTGGGCTGTGATAGAGGCAGATTATAATCGTCAGCTGAGATTTGCCGCTGGTTATGAGATGAATCTTCCAGCTTCTACAATGAGGTCTAGATTGGGTCCTACAATGCCGCCGCCGCCCATCAGTGTGAGTAATACAATGGACTGGAGTGGTCTCCCTTCTGACTTGCAGCACCCAAAACCAACAACAACGCCTGGCAGAACACCGACCAGTGCAAGGACCCCTGCTCTGAAGAAGCCAAAGGCGAACGAACCGAATAAAAGAGATATGACGTATGAAGAGAAGCAGAAGCTTAGTGGCCAGTTGCAGAATCTGCCTCCAGAGAAACTAGATGCGATTGTGCAGATTGTTAACAAAAGGAACACTGCTGTGAAGCTACGGGATGAAGAGATTGAAGTCGATATTGATAGTGTTGATCCGGAGACCCTGTGGGAGCTGGACAGATTTGTAACCAACTACAAAAAGGGATTgagcaagaagaagagaagagctGAGCTAGCCATTCAAGCTAAAGCAGAAGCTGAGAGAAATAGCCAGAAACAGATG GCTCCTGCACCGGTGGCACATGAGTTTTCTAGGGAGGGTGGCAACACAG CTAAAAAGACGCTCCCTACACAAGTACCTTCTCAAGTGGACAAACAAAACAATGAGACGAGCAGATCAAGTAGTTCAAGCAGCTCTTCCAGTAGTTCCAGCTCTTCTAGTG ATTCGGACAGCGATAGCTCTTCGTCATCTGGATCATGA
- the LOC106365710 gene encoding uncharacterized protein HI_0077 has translation MVRMLSHLRPFPTNSLSRSLTVLSFSPTQQHKLWSGLDTWRNSPINDLRLWGPNGPLLPSSNSTSSTSHGLVSAAPSLADLGALVLSTPDPLSKSHISHLAFSRWRRDNNLPVGSISNLPSSPARPPKPLLVPTNEVPSPKDSDLPLNAYMLHNLAHIELNAIDLAWDTVARFSPFFDVLGRRFFDDFAHVADDESRHFMWCSQRLAELGFKYGDIPANNLLMRECENTSKNVAARLAVIPLVQEARGLDAGPRLVKRLMGFGDHRTSNIVAKIAEEEIAHVAVGVDWFLSVCQKMNRAPCPTFKDLIKEYGAELRGPFNHSAREIAGIPRDWYDPSCGTEVDEGSNKQGDKEQLSAVYDRLTHIISMESENSSLERPSRA, from the exons ATGGTTAGAATGTTGAGTCATCTCCGTCCCTTTCCGACCAATTCTCTGTCTCGTTCTCTCACTGTTCTCTCTTTTTCCCCGACACAGCAACACAAACTCTGGTCTGGTCTCGACACCTGGAGAAACAGCCCCATCAACGACCTCCGTCTCTGGGGTCCCAACGGCCCTCTCCTCCCTTCCTCTAACTCCACCTCATCCACCTCCCACGGCCTAGTCTCCGCAGCCCCTTCCCTCGCCGACCTCGGAGCTCTCGTCCTCTCAACCCCCGACCCTCTCTCCAAATCCCACATCTCACACTTAGCTTTCTCCCGTTGGCGCCGTGACAACAATCTCCCCGTTGGCTCCATCTCCAACCTCCCTTCTTCTCCCGCTCGCCCTCCCAAACCACTCCTC GTTCCGACCAACGAAGTCCCAAGTCCGAAAGACTCTGACCTTCCTCTCAACGCCTATATGCTTCACAACCTCGCTCACATCGAGCTCAACGCTATTGACTTGGCGTGGGACACTGTCGCTCGCTTCTCCCCTTTCTTCGACGTTTTGGGACGCAGGTTCTTCGATGACTTCGCTCATGTTGCTGATGATGAGAGTCGGCACTTCATGTGGTGTTCTCAGAGACTCGCTGAGCTTGGTTTCAA GTATGGAGATATTCCGGCTAATAATTTGCTGATGAGGGAATGCGAGAACACATCTAAGAATGTCGCTGCTCGGTTAGCTGTTATCCCTCTTGTTCAG GAGGCTAGAGGGCTTGATGCTGGACCTAGGTTGGTCAAAAGGCTGATGGGATTTGGAGATCACAGGACTTCGAATATTGTGGCTAAGATTGCTGAGGAGGAAATTGCACATGTAGCTGTTGGTGTAGACTGGTTTCTCTCTGTTTGTCAAAAGATGAACCGTGCTCCTTGCCCTACTTTTAAAG ATTTGATCAAAGAGTATGGTGCTGAGTTAAGAGGACCTTTTAACCATTCAGCTCGGGAGATAGCTGGCATTCCGCGAGATTG GTATGATCCCTCATGTGGCACCGAAGTTGATGAAGGCAGCAACAAACAGGGTGACAAGGAGCAACTTTCTGCG GTGTACGACAGGCTCACTCACATAATCTCAATGGAGAGTGAGAACTCAAGTCTCGAAAGACCATCCAGGGCGTAA